In the genome of Carassius gibelio isolate Cgi1373 ecotype wild population from Czech Republic chromosome A25, carGib1.2-hapl.c, whole genome shotgun sequence, the window TTTTCTTCcaccatcttcctctctgtcctcctgttcatttccatcatcttcctctctgtcttcctgttcacttccatcatcttcctctctgtcctcctgttcatttccatcatcttcctctctgtcttcctgttcacttccatcatcttcctctctgtcttcctgttcacttccatcatcttcctctctgtcttcctgtgcatcttcatcatgtacctctctgtcttcctgttcacttccatcatcttcctctctgtcttcctgtgcatcttcatcatcttcctctctgtcttcctgtgcatcttcatcatgtacctctctgtcttcctgttcacttccatcatcttcctctctgtcttcctgtgcatcttcatcatcttcctctctgtcttcctgtgcatcttcatcatgtacctctctgtcttcctgttcacttccatcatcttcctttctgtcttcctgtgcatcttcatcatcttcctctctgtcttcctgtgtaTCTTCATCAtgtacctctctgtcttcctgttcacttccatcatcttcctctctgtcttcctgtgcatcttcatcatcttcctctctgtcttcctgttcacttccatcatcttcctctctgtcttcctgtgcatcttcatcatcttcctctctgtcttcctgtgcatcttcatcatgtacctctctgtcttcctgttcacttccatcatcttcctctctgtcttcctgtgcatcttcatcatgtacctctctgtcttcctgttcacttccatcatcttcctctctgtcttcctgtgcatcttcatcatcttcctctctgtcttcctgtgcatcttcatcatgtacctctctgtcttcctgttcacttccatcatcttcctctctgtcttcctgtgcatcttcatcatcttcctctctgtcttcctgtgcatcttcatcatgtacctctctgtcttcctgttcacttccatcatcttcctttctgtcttcctgtgcatcttcatcatcttcctctctgtcttcctgtgcatcttcatcatgtacctctctgtcttcctgttcacttccatcatcttcctctctgtcttcctgtgcatcttcatcatctcTGTCCTCCTGTGCACTTACATTATCATCTTTGCTTTCACGTTCTGTCTTCTTAAACCTTATCACCGTTTCAGATATCACATCTTGCCTCCTTTCTTCTGTGTCTCCTTTCTGATTTTTACTGTCTTGCAGGCTTCTTTGCACTTTACAATTATCTGCATCAACATGTGTAAGTTGTATCTGAGACAAATGGATAAGAAAAAGTGCAGTTTCAGTGATAAAACAGCAGTATTTAGCATCTAACAAAATAAAAGCAGTATTTTTGAAGGACTGACTTATACAGTTTAAATGTCTAATTAATTAGtaataaaaaatgctgttaaacataaaatttttctCTTAAAGTCATACCTTTTCAcaaactgttcctctgtccaAAGAGTTGGGAACTGGAGATTCACAAAGAAATCTCTTGTATATTAATTTCAGTGGTTTCTGCAAATATAGTACAAACAACATAactgtaaaacagtaaaatttatACACCAATAGTGCCTGTAATGTCTCATGTTTAACAAATTTTCAAAACACCATGACGCTTTTGTCTTTGAAAAGTTACATTATGTGACAGTCTTGGGTCATATGAATACTGAaagtactaaaaataataaagtaaattata includes:
- the LOC127946984 gene encoding uncharacterized protein LOC127946984 isoform X4 encodes the protein MEVNRKTERYMMKMHRKTERKMMKMHRKTERKMMEVNRKTERYMMKMHRKTERKMMKMHRKTERKMMEVNRKTERYMMKMHRKTERKMMEVNRKTERYMMKMHRKTERKMMKMHRKTERKMMEVNRKTERKMMKMHRKTERKMMEVNRKTERYMMKMHRKTERKMMKMHRKTERKMMEVNRKTERKMMEMNRRTERKMVEENNKESVK
- the LOC127946984 gene encoding uncharacterized protein LOC127946984 isoform X2, translating into MEVNRKTERYMMKMHRKTERKMMKMHRKTERKMMEVNRKTERYMMKMHRKTERKMMKMHRKTERKMMEVNRKTERYMMKMHRKTERKMMKMHRKTERKMMEVNRKTERKMMKMHRKTERKMMEVNRKTERYMMKMHRKTERKMMKMHRKTERKMMEVNRKTERYMMKMHRKTERKMMKMHRKTERKMMEVNRKTERKMMEMNRRTERKMMEVNRKTERKMMEMNRRTERKMVEENNKESVK
- the LOC127946984 gene encoding uncharacterized protein LOC127946984 isoform X3, with product MEVNRKTERYMMKMHRKTERKMMKMHRKTERKMMEVNRKTERYMMKMHRKTERKMMKMHRKTERKMMEVNRKTERYMMKMHRKTERKMMEVNRKTERYMMKMHRKTERKMMKMHRKTERKMMEVNRKTERKMMKMHRKTERKMMEVNRKTERYMMKMHRKTERKMMKMHRKTERKMMEVNRKTERKMMEMNRRTERKMMEVNRKTERKMMEMNRRTERKMVEENNKESVK
- the LOC127946984 gene encoding uncharacterized protein LOC127946984 isoform X1, producing the protein MEVNRKTERYMMKMHRKTERKMMKMHRKTERKMMEVNRKTERYMMKMHRKTERKMMKMHRKTERKMMEVNRKTERYMMKMHRKTERKMMEVNRKTERYMMKMHRKTERKMMKMHRKTERKMMEVNRKTERKMMKMHRKTERKMMEVNRKTERYMMKMHRKTERKMMKMHRKTERKMMEVNRKTERYMMKMHRKTERKMMKMHRKTERKMMEVNRKTERKMMEMNRRTERKMVEENNKESVK